One genomic window of Etheostoma spectabile isolate EspeVRDwgs_2016 chromosome 5, UIUC_Espe_1.0, whole genome shotgun sequence includes the following:
- the gpat4 gene encoding glycerol-3-phosphate acyltransferase 4: MELFFNPFDNLVCILLGISVTVWFTLLLVFIIVPAIFGVSFGIRRLYMKTLLKLFEWATLRIERGAKENNHHLYKPYSNAIIAREPTSLEEEIKEIRRSGSNRDLDSAPEFEMSDIFYFARRGVESIMDDEVTKRFSPEELESWNLLTRSNTNFHYISLRLTVLWGLGLLIRYGFLLPLRVTLAFTGVGLLVFLTCVIGLLPSGRLKNFLSEKVHLMCYRICVRALTAIITYHNSENKPKNGGICVANHTSPIDVIILASDGCYAMVGQIHGGLMGVIQRSMVKACPHIWFERSEVKDRHLVAKRLSDHVEDKTKLPILIFPEGTCINNTSVMMFKKGSFDIGATVYPVAIKYDPRFGDAFWNSSKFGMVNYLLRMMSSWAIVCSVWYLPPMSREADEDAVQFANRVKAAIARQGGLVDLLWDGGLKRGKVKDTFKEEQQKLYSKMLVGTPEDRSRS, encoded by the exons ATGGAGCTCTTCTTCAACCCTTTTGACAACTTAGTGTGCATCCTGCTCGGCATCTCCGTCACCGTGTGGTTCACGCTGCTGCTGGTCTTCATCATCGTGCCTGCCATCTTTGGTGTGTCCTTTGGCATCCGGCGTCTTTACATGAAAACCTTACTGAAGCTCTTTGAG TGGGCCACACTCAGGATAGAGAGGGGAGCGAAAGAAAATAATCACCACCTGTACAAACCCTACTCAAATG CGATCATCGCCAGGGAGCCCACCTCGTTGGAGGAGGAGATCAAGGAGATCAGGCGCAGCGGCAGCAACAGAGACCTGGACTCGGCCCCCGAGTTTGAGATGTCCGACATCTTCTACTTTGCCCGGCGAGGAGTGGAGAGCATCATGGACGACGAGGTGACCAAGCGGTTCTCTCCTGAGGAGTTGGAGTCCTGGAATCTGCTGACTCGCAGCAACACCAACTTCCACTACATCAGCCTGAGGTTGACCGTCCTCTGGGGGCTCGGCCTGCTGATCCGCTACGGCTTCCTGCTGCCTCTCAG GGTAACCCTCGCCTTCACTGGTGTTGGCCTCCTCGTCTTCCTCACCTGTGTCATCGGGCTGCTGCCAAGCGGAAG GTTAAAAAACTTTCTGAGTGAAAAAGTCCATCTGATGTGCTACAGAATATGTGTCCGAGCTCTGACGGCCATTATAACCTACCATAACAG TGAAAATAAACCCAAGAACGGGGGCATCTGCGTCGCCAACCACACCTCACCCATCGATGTTATCATCCTGGCCAGCGATGGCTGCTACGCTATG gTCGGCCAAATTCACGGTGGCTTGATGGGGGTCATTCAGAGATCCATGGTCAAGGCCTGCCCGCACATTTGGTTTGAACGCTCAGAAGTCAAAGACAGACATCTAGTGGCCAAAAG attGAGTGACCACGTAGAAGATAAAACTAAACTGCCCATTCTCATTTTCCCAGAAG GTACCTGCATTAACAACACGTCAGTCATGATGTTTAAGAAAGGCAGTTTCGACATTGGTGCCACAGTCTACCCTGTGGCCATAAAG TATGACCCACGATTTGGAGACGCCTTCTGGAACAGCAGCAAGTTTGGGATGGTCAACTACCTGTTACGCATGATGAGCAGCTGGGCCATCGTCTGCAGCGTGTGGTACCTTCCCCCCATGTCCAGAGAG GCGGATGAAGACGCCGTACAGTTTGCCAATCGTGTGAAGGCTGCAATAGCCAGGCAAGGCGGACTGGTCGACCTCCTGTG GGACGGAGGATTGAAGCGAGGAAAAGTAAAAGATACCTTTAAAGAAGAGCAACAGAAGCTGTACAGTAAAATGCTGGTGGGCACCCCAGAGGACCGCAGTCGCTCCTGA